Proteins from one Listeria innocua genomic window:
- a CDS encoding DUF4866 family protein, producing the protein MTTIFPREENTTKLFAQILANPTACRRFKDVFLDNLESYQETRGFEKEDSLFAKIILSAYQQSDVSALLLGICGRTLFELLRQAFLIPKKLTGKTSHSPLFLTDQQGTLTASNEEVSNREFEKFQEIFHSELSNSETAIYLVDDEDIVHSYESDFTISTKTINKKRGILVLYSLPSTLKLGMTEAQVYADIWETFLKIQEIIPSSRIFYGQETADNADELCVFLPIHHFEKKMLQNIDQVNHLISTIRAQLLNK; encoded by the coding sequence ATGACAACTATTTTTCCTAGAGAAGAAAATACAACTAAATTATTTGCGCAGATTTTAGCTAATCCAACAGCGTGTAGACGTTTTAAAGATGTATTTCTAGATAATTTAGAGAGCTACCAAGAAACGCGTGGTTTTGAAAAAGAGGATTCGCTTTTTGCTAAAATTATTTTATCCGCCTACCAACAAAGTGATGTAAGTGCGCTATTGTTAGGTATTTGCGGAAGGACTTTATTCGAACTTCTTAGACAGGCTTTTCTAATTCCTAAAAAGCTGACTGGAAAAACCAGCCATTCTCCTTTGTTTTTAACAGATCAACAAGGCACTTTGACCGCGAGTAATGAAGAAGTTTCTAACCGCGAATTCGAAAAGTTTCAAGAAATTTTTCATTCGGAGCTTTCTAATTCGGAAACTGCAATTTATTTAGTAGACGATGAGGATATTGTTCATTCCTATGAGTCTGATTTTACTATATCGACCAAAACAATAAATAAGAAACGTGGGATACTTGTTTTATATTCTCTTCCTAGCACGCTTAAGCTTGGAATGACAGAAGCTCAAGTTTATGCTGATATTTGGGAAACGTTCTTAAAAATTCAAGAAATCATTCCATCAAGCAGGATTTTTTATGGCCAAGAAACTGCGGATAATGCAGACGAACTTTGCGTATTCCTGCCAATTCACCATTTTGAAAAGAAAATGTTGCAAAATATCGATCAAGTAAATCACTTAATTAGTACGATTCGCGCGCAATTGCTTAATAAATAA